TGGAAACAGCCACAAGGACTCCACTCCAGGTGTAATCCAAGTTCTGGACATGGAGAGCCACAGAATTTGTTCAGAGCATCTGgggcaatttaaaaataactggcCAAAAGATTTTAGGGAATCCATGCTCAGTGTGGAACTAAAAGTTAAGAAAACCCCTTAGTATTTTCTACATTCAGCgaaaagaattttgttttttcctacaTTCAGAACCCTTGAATAAATGTTGCTAAAGATGGGCCGGGGGGGAAGACAAAAATACTTTAGGCTAAGCTTGGAGCCATTTAGAGAAGTTCAAGCCCTCCAAAGTGAGATGTGAAGATGAAATCCTGGTAAAAGGGGCTGTCACACACCTTTGTGGTCACGGGAATGGAGTCCCGTGGGAACATGGGCAGGGATTTCCCCAAGACCCAACAAGCCAAAACACCCTGGGGGTACAGGAGGTTATGGATCATTCATGGAGGTCTTTCACTGAGCTGTAGCACCCCGAGTTCGTGCTGGGTAGGACTCACACCACCCAGGCTGGGgggtcctgcagtgtgctggggACAGGTCCTTGTGTCCCCAAAGCACACGAGTCCCTCTTTGCTGCTTCCACTTTGCGACTGCCTCGGCTGCTGTTCCCTCCTCACCAGCCTCAGCATTCCCGTGCTTCCTCTGGAATGAATCTCTTTTCCCTGGCCCAGGTCTGCCCAGGAGGCTGAGATCCACCAGCCTGCTGTGGAAGGGCACCACGCAGGACGCCCTGGCTCTCCTCAAGGatgatgtgctggtggctgaccCAGGAACCAGGTCAGATGGATTCATTTATGGGCTTTCAGCCACATCCACATTCACACTGTATCCCTGTCTCTCCTTCATCCCTCCCCTCTCTTTACCATGTCATTCCACAAAATGTGAATTTTCCCCTAAATAAGAGACACAGCCACTATTTTCTCATATCCATATCCACATTGTATCCTCATCTCTCCTCTCTTTAGCACATCAGATGGATTAATTTTAGGAGCTTTTAGGAGTGTGTTCTTCACTCTTAGCCCCACCTGGAGCCTCCATGACCAATGGATAAACCTTCCCAAAGGCAGGTTCAGCCACCTCCCCACACACCTGTCTGAGGCTGGAACTGACTTGATGacctttgtgggtcccttccaacccagaatattctgtaaatctgtttttcattttttaagtcTAGATGAGGCAAGTTAAAGTGCCATAGTTGGGTCCAATAAGCCTTAAATGCAGGTTTTCTGTAGTGGAAATGTTAATTTAAACTGTTTAAAGCATCACAGATTTCAGTTAAAATCGTGTCTGTAGTCACTTGTATGTCTCTAAATTATCTGTAAGGTCTGTGAATGCTTTTTGCAATTTCTGTGGCCTGTTAAAAGTCCATTACCTGAGTTGCAAACACTCAAAAATATCATGAAATCCCAGAATCccgggatggtttgggttggaagggaccttaaagatcatcttgttccaccccccttccactagaccagattgcttcAATCTCCATCcaaccttggacacttccacaCTTCCTTAAACAGCATCCAGTGAACATCAGGTGAGAGAAGGGATTACAACTAACTTGGCAACATTTTTTCCAAGTCTGCAAAGTGAAATCCTGAAATAATTTGCCCAGGATGGCTGAGGATCTACCATGGCCATGGAGGAGGAAAGCTCAGAGGTTCCTTCACTGCTGTTAATTCTCTCCCATATCATGTAGGAGGCTACAACAGATATTCCTTAAAGGATTTTAAGACTTAAATACCATAattttctttgatatttttatatctttattGGTATTATCTTTATTGGTGTCTTTATATTGTGCTCCCCATGAAGATACACAGGGACATCCCCTCACAGTCTCATAACATCTGAATAACTTAATAAATATCAACTTAATGTTGATAGTTTTAACTTTCTCCCTGTTCCTGGACATGCTTCCCAAGGGAAGTTCCCATTTATTGACACAgacattttaatgtatttttctgtgttgaaGTTCAGCTCCATTTCAGACATAAAATTTTAGATCCAGAATGTATTTATTCTTAGGGTAATAAATACATATGCTCATCATGCTTTTATTCAGCCAGATGGGCTGGAAAAGGTTGAAGTGGTACCAAATTTATGACCTAAACAGGCCTCagtcagatgaaaaaaaaaacaacagttgaaaaaaaaacacagttgaaaaaaaaaacaaccaaacaaccaagctgaaaatacaattaattttgaaaatgtatttaaaaaaacttgCTCATTCATGTCTTCATGCCATTAAACTCCATTCAAGCATAAAGACTTAAATCACTTGATGGATATTAAAGACTGAAGCACTTCTTTAATGCCTCCACAGTGCTGGTTGCTGCTTTGTGGGCTTTTAAGTGCTCTTTAAGTGCTTTTACCATCTTAAGGTCGCTTAGGTGTTTAAGTGATTATACCAGAGTCAATCCCCAAAGAGGCTTACCTGGGATTTTGAGACCTCTAAGCAAACACCTGGAACTCTCCATTTGCTCTTGAAAAGAATGGATGTGTTCTTTGTGAACTGTTACAAACAATAAGTGAAGGTATGCAAATATACAGGAGTGTTCCTGTTCCATCCCCAGGTCTTTCTGTGCATCAGAGTTATAGAACTCTGCTGATGttgctgtaaaatatttctctttcttgatTTAACAACAAGGAAACAACACAGagcttttctctgtctctccttcATCTCTCCTCTCTTCTGAGCATGTGATTTCataaaatgtgctttttccCCTAAATGAGAGTCACAGCCATTGTTTTTCCATGCCCATATCCATATCCACGTTGTATCCCTGTCTCTCCTTCATCTTTTTTTACCGTGTCATTCCATAAAATGTGAACCTTCCCTAAATGACACATAGCCACTATTTTTTCATATCCACATCCACACTGGCTCCCTGTctctcatagaatcacagaatcagctgggttggaagggacctccaagatcatcaagtccaacccttgatccacttctgctgtggttcccagcccatggcactgatgccacatccagtctctttttaaaaatctccagggatggagaatccaccacttccctgggcagcccattccaatggctgagcaccctctctgcaaagaaattcttcctgatatccaacctaaacctcccctggcacagctgcagacccagccctcttgtcttgctgatggttgcctgggaaaagacaccaaccctcacctggctcccccctcctgtcagggagttgtagagagtgaggaggtctccttcatctctcctctctctttaGCACATCATTCCCTGAAATGTCAGTACCCCCTACACAAACAGACACAACCCCCGTTTTGTCCCATCCCCACTGGGCAAAGCTGATCCCGAGatattcctcctcctccttcccaggtGCCACTACAGCAACCTGGCCTTCTCCCTGCTGGCCCACGTGCTGGCCGAGCACGGGGCCGACGGGCAGTACCAGCGCTGGATCTCGGAGCACGTCCTGGACCGGCTGGGCATGGAGGACACGGGCTTCGACCTCACGCCGCCCGTCCGCTCCCAGATGGCCGTGGGCTTCTACGGCAGCCGCCAGCCCGCCCCGCTCTACGACCTGGGCTGGTACAGACCCTCTGGGCAGATGTACTCCACGGCCGCCGACCTGGCCAAGCTGGCCATGGTCTTCTTGGGCACCTACCACCGCCGGCTCCTGGAGCCTGACACGGTGAAGACCATGCTGACCCCACTGCTCAAGTGCTCCAGCGACTACTTTGCCAACAAGACCGGCACGCCCTGGGAGATCAACGAGCAGCTGGGCTACGATGTCATCAGGAAGGATGGGGACCTCGATGGCTACTCAGCCACCTTCTCTCTTATCCCCAAGCTCCACCTGAGCTTCATCGTGCTCATGTCAGGGCCCAGGCCTCAGGGTGGGGATGTTGTGACTCAGACTTATGAGTATCTCATTCCGGCCATGGAAACGGCTTTCAGGGAGGCAGAGAAGAGCGTGGTCCcccctccaaaccccatcccttaTGTTGGCTACTACACCTACTCCAACCTGACTTTCTATGAGATCAAAGTTGGCATTGGTGGGGTGCTGATCATGCAGCAGTTTGGGCCTCATGTAGAAGAGCTAATCCCCGAGAAGTATCGGACAATCAAGCTCCACCACCTGGAGGATCGTGTATTCCAAGTTGTTTTTGATAAGGAGTTCCCCTGTGTCctgcacctgggctctgcctccATCTCCCTGGAGACCCAAAATGGGCAGCTCTTTAACTTTTACCCCTTTGACCGCAAGGGTTTGTCTCCTGGCTTCGACGCCCCGGGGTTGAACACCTACAATGTGGTGCGTGTGCTCCACAAGCCCGTGTTCTACAGCTAagcaccccctgcccccctcACCTCTTCTGGGAGGTGGCTTCAAATCTGTGTCTTACCACACTCTGGTCGCCTCCGTGGAAGCCACTTAAAAGGGAAAGGTGGTGGCAAATGGCTCTTTTGCCAAACAAATACTCCTAAAATGACTTCCCGCTTCCAACATGGCTTTAATGGCTGGCAGTCCCCCAAAAAGCACAACAGGCCAGCTGGAGATGCCTGCAGAACATAAAAAAGAGGTGGGAATGTGCTGAGGGGATTGTGTTTGGATGCCATAAAAACAAAGCTGAGCACTGAAGTGTCCACACTTTCGTTGTCTGTTTGATGACCATTGTGTTTATCAACTGGTATCATCAAAGGCTGGAAATGCCCTGTGTCTCTCAGAAAATGTCTCTTCTTCAGTCCAGGGGTTTTTCCACAGCTTTTCAGGAGCCCATCTACCACGAGCAAGATCCCTTACCTGGGTTTGCCAAAAGCCTGATGTGCTAAAAAAAGGCCCCACTCCTGATCCCAGGCCCTGCttgggacccctgggatcctttttttctccaggtcACAAGGAGGAAACTGTGAAAAGAGCAGAGAACAATGTGGTCTTGGCTCCATGGATTTCTACAGAAGTGGTGGTCACAGCAAGGATGTTGTAGCACTTCAGCAGAGAAATAGAAGCTCACTCTTGTGGGCAGGGCCACATGAACATAAGCTGGGACATTCCAGCTGGACTCAGGCCTGTGACTGTCTCAGTGTTCAGGAAAGGGTGTGTGATGTTTAACCACAGGAAGGTGTGGGAATCTTTCTGGGTGTTTTGGGCAGGGTGTCTGTTTGCAAATGTCCCCAGGTGTGAGTGAAGATGCTGAGGGAAAGGACGTCATCCTGGGCAGCCCTGCACTGAGGACAGGAGCACCTGCAACTGCAAAGCCACAGGtgcattttcttctcctttcctgtGCCCACTCAAGGCCAAGGCAGGTGAAACAGGGGATCcag
Above is a window of Pseudopipra pipra isolate bDixPip1 chromosome 22, bDixPip1.hap1, whole genome shotgun sequence DNA encoding:
- the LACTBL1 gene encoding putative beta-lactamase-like 1 gives rise to the protein MEGLQLRKAPSSRSFLKLPAMEVKWIHVLVVFLFLLSVAMTGCFLWQYNLPKVEPGPSVMEVRSEAVQMCPRYPEPVPLDHPIPILKDALEKVDLMLRQKMHSSGLPAMSAIVIYNDTVLWTGNFGKKNISDPSSAVPNEYTIYRIASVSKIFPTIMLYKMWEEGKVTSLDDPLERYAQNFVIKNPLGRLKDSEQRYTADGLVFLEKGSMPAKPSPVTLRRMASQLSGLPRRLRSTSLLWKGTTQDALALLKDDVLVADPGTRCHYSNLAFSLLAHVLAEHGADGQYQRWISEHVLDRLGMEDTGFDLTPPVRSQMAVGFYGSRQPAPLYDLGWYRPSGQMYSTAADLAKLAMVFLGTYHRRLLEPDTVKTMLTPLLKCSSDYFANKTGTPWEINEQLGYDVIRKDGDLDGYSATFSLIPKLHLSFIVLMSGPRPQGGDVVTQTYEYLIPAMETAFREAEKSVVPPPNPIPYVGYYTYSNLTFYEIKVGIGGVLIMQQFGPHVEELIPEKYRTIKLHHLEDRVFQVVFDKEFPCVLHLGSASISLETQNGQLFNFYPFDRKGLSPGFDAPGLNTYNVVRVLHKPVFYS